Proteins encoded in a region of the Pseudomonas syringae KCTC 12500 genome:
- the cysM gene encoding cysteine synthase CysM, protein MTLQYQTIADCVGNTPLVRLQRMAGNTSNTLLLKLEGNNPAGSVKDRPALSMITRAELRGQIHPGDTLIEATSGNTGIALAMAAAIKGYRMILIMPDNSSAERKAAMTAYGAELISVSKDQGMEGARDLAERMQAEGRGKVLDQFANGDNPEAHYTSTGPEIWRQTGGTVTHFVSSMGTTGTIMGTSRYLKEQNPDVQIVGLQPMEGASIPGIRRWPYEYLPKIYQSDRVDRIIDMGQTEAEETMRRLAREEGIFCGVSSGGSIAGALRISQEVENAVIVAIICDRGDRYLSTGVYDSPN, encoded by the coding sequence ATGACCCTGCAGTATCAAACCATTGCCGATTGCGTCGGCAACACCCCGCTGGTGCGTCTGCAACGCATGGCGGGTAACACCAGCAATACCCTCCTGTTGAAACTCGAAGGTAACAACCCCGCTGGCTCGGTAAAAGACCGCCCGGCCTTGTCGATGATCACCCGCGCCGAGTTGCGCGGCCAGATCCATCCGGGTGACACACTGATCGAAGCCACCTCCGGCAATACCGGGATCGCGCTGGCCATGGCTGCGGCGATCAAGGGCTACCGGATGATTCTGATCATGCCGGACAACTCCAGTGCCGAACGCAAGGCCGCGATGACCGCCTATGGTGCCGAGCTGATTTCTGTCAGCAAGGACCAGGGCATGGAAGGTGCTCGCGATCTGGCCGAGCGCATGCAGGCCGAAGGGCGCGGCAAAGTGCTCGATCAGTTTGCCAATGGCGACAATCCTGAAGCGCATTACACCTCCACCGGTCCGGAAATCTGGCGGCAGACGGGCGGTACCGTGACCCATTTCGTCAGTTCGATGGGCACCACTGGCACCATCATGGGCACCTCGCGCTACCTCAAGGAGCAGAATCCGGACGTGCAGATCGTCGGCCTGCAACCGATGGAGGGCGCCTCGATCCCCGGTATTCGCCGCTGGCCGTACGAATACCTGCCGAAAATCTATCAGTCGGACCGTGTCGACCGCATCATCGACATGGGCCAGACCGAAGCCGAAGAGACCATGCGTCGACTGGCCCGCGAAGAAGGCATCTTCTGTGGCGTGTCGTCCGGTGGTTCGATCGCCGGGGCGTTGCGTATTTCCCAGGAAGTCGAAAACGCCGTGATTGTGGCGATCATCTGTGACCGAGGCGACCGTTACCTGTCGACCGGCGTCTATGATTCGCCCAACTGA